TCGTCTGAACGTGCCCCCCAGCACCCTCCTCCAACCGAGGGTCCTCGACTACGCCCGCACGGAGTGGCGCGGCTACTGACCCCATCATCTGGCGCCAGAACACGGTGGCTGTGTCAGGAGAGAGTCCGCTCATGGCGCAAACCTCTTGACTAACGGGGTGGAGTGGGTGCGAACGGGGAAAGGGTGGAGGCATGTTTGGGATGCGCAAGGCTTGGGAGCGCGAATTGGGCGCGGCCGTCGACGAGTTGGTGGCGGCTGACACGCTCGCCTTCGGTGGGGTGGGAATCGCGGGCAAGCTGTTGCCGGTGACCGAGGCATACCAACGGGTCGAGGCCGCCATCGACGACCACCCCGAGGAGGTACGCCGGCAGCTCGACCGCGTGCTCGCCGACGGCACACCCGCCGGCCGGGCGTACGCGGCGACGCTGCTGGAGCGGATCGACCCGGCGGCGGCCCGAGCGGCCTGGACGTCGCTGCGCGACGACCCGAGCGAGTTCACCACCTTCGTCGGCTGCGTGATGGACCGCGAAACCATCGGGAACTACGCCACCCAGCGCCTCGCTGCGGCGTGAGTCATCCGCCATCAACGTGCGAGGGTGCACACCGGGCGACACCACGGGTGCCGTCGGTAGCTGAGCTGTCCGTCACGGTACGGGTCCGGATCGTGCCTGCGGTTGTTACCGTCTGCGCCGACGTACCTGGGGAGGTGGTCGGGTGAGCGGGTCAGCGGTGTACCTGGTGGTGGCCCTTGCCGTACTCGTGGCGGTCGTGGTTGTGATCATCGTGCGGGCCCGGCTGCGAGCCGCGGCCCGGCCCGACGGCACGCTGCCACCCGGCCGTGCGGCGGGGACGCCGGACGACGGACCGCTCCGCCTGACCCTGGGCGACCGGGTGCGGATCCAGGACCGGGAGTACGTGGTGAGTGGCACGGTCCGACTGGTCGAGGGGGACTGGAGCTGGGTGCAGCACCTGCTCGACGACGACTCCGGCACCCGTCACCGGCTCTCCGTGGAGGACGGCCCGGAACTGGAGCTGGTGCTCTGGACGGCCGAGCCGGGCGCGACAGTCACCCCGGGGGCCCCGACCATCGACCTCGGCGGCCGGCGGTACACGTGGGCCGAGACAGGGCAGGCCCGCTACACCGCCACCGCGGAGACCGGGCTGCCGTCGGCCGGGACGATGCGCTACCACGACTACCAGTCGGGTGGCGC
This portion of the Micromonospora zamorensis genome encodes:
- a CDS encoding DUF4178 domain-containing protein, whose amino-acid sequence is MSGSAVYLVVALAVLVAVVVVIIVRARLRAAARPDGTLPPGRAAGTPDDGPLRLTLGDRVRIQDREYVVSGTVRLVEGDWSWVQHLLDDDSGTRHRLSVEDGPELELVLWTAEPGATVTPGAPTIDLGGRRYTWAETGQARYTATAETGLPSAGTMRYHDYQSGGAARLSFEAYGEEGWRVARGDLLDPADLTIHPTSEEH